GCCGGCTCCTGGCCGAGCGGCTCGACGAGATCGGGGCGGGCGGCAGCGCCGCCGGCGTCCTGGCGGTGGCCATCATCGTGGGGTTGCTCGTCATCCTCGTCCTGGAGCTGATGGGTCGCCGCGTCATCTCGCGCCCCTGAGGTTGAGCCGGAGGGGGCCTCGACGGCCCCCTCCGGAACCTCCCCCAGGAACCGGGTTGCGCGGGCTAAGCCCGCGCTCGGAGCGGAACATCCGATGGCGAGGCGGTCAGGTGTGAGCGCGAGAGCCATACCCCGCGCATTCTTCCCCGGATCCTGAGCCGGGGTCGAGATGTCCGCGTCCCGCCTCGGAGCCATCGGCGGCCTGCTGCTGGCGGCGGCCTGCGCCGCCGCCTGCGGGACGCTCCGGGCAAAGCCGATGGATCCGCTCTCGGCCGAGGAGCACAACGACCTCGGCATCGCCTACTACGCGCGGGGCGAGTACGGACTGGCCACGCGGGAATTCCGCCGGGCGCTGGCGCTGGCGCCGGGCTTCACCCTCGCCCTGGTCAACCTCGGGGATGCTCACCTCGCGCTCGGTGAGGTCGATGCCGCCATCGTCGCCTACGGACAGGCGCACGCGCAGAGCCCGGACAGCCCCGCGGTGGCCAACAACCTGGCCTGGGCCCTCCTCCAGCACGAGCACCGCTGGCGGGAAGCCGAGTCGCTCATCCGCGAAGCGCTCGCCCGCGCCCCCGAGCCTCGGGGCTACTACCTGGACACGCTCGGCACCCTGCTGCTTCGGAAGGCCGAGCCAGGCCCGGCGCTGGAGGCGTTCCGCGGAGCCCTTGCCGACCCCGGGCTGCGGGACCGTGCGGTCCGGGCCGCGGTGATCATGCGCGCGGCGGAAGCGCTGGCCAGGCTCGGAGACCCGGCCGGCGCCGCGCGCTGTCAGCAGGTCGCGCGGGCCCTGGCCGTGTCCCCGATCGGGTCCGAGACGGGCCAGGCGGGGCCGGACATCCCCCTATCCAGGGAAGTTGGCCCGGGGGAAAGCATGTGCTAGCATTTGCTAACATTCCGGTACTAACATCAGGCGGGAATTACAGAATTCTCATATGAGACACTTCAAGACCGACGTCTCCCACCGGATCAGGCGGCGACGCCCGAGCATTTTCACGGCGCGCTGGTTCCGACTGGTCCTCGGTAGCGGCATCGTCGTCATCATGGGACTGGCCGTGGGCCCACCGGTCCTCGCCTGGCTCCTCGGCACGCCAGCCGTGTCGCGCAGCGCCCCGGTGGCCCCGGCTGCCCCGCCCCGGTCCCTCGCCCCCCGGACCGAGCCCGTGACGCAGGATCGTCCGGTGGCCGTCTCCGCGCCGCCGCCGGCACGCGAGGCGCGGGCGGCGGCGCCGAACGGGGCCGGGCCGGTGGCGCCGCCCGCCGGCGCGCCAGCCGACCCGGCGCCGACGACAACCGGAGCCGCGCCGGGGAAGGCCTCGGGACCGGGACTCTTCCGCGTCCAGGTCGGAGCGTTCCTCGACCACCGGAACGCGGACCGTCTCGTGGCCCGCCTCAGAAGCGAACACCTCGAGGTCGCCGACAGCGTGACCGAGCAGAGTCGCGTCCTCTATCGCGTGTTCGCCACCCCCAAGCCCGGAGAGGGACTCGATGGCTTGCTCGGACAGCTCCAGGGGCTCGGCTTCACGCCGGAGTTGACGGGCGAGGGCGCCGCCGTCACGGCGCCGGTACCCCTCTCGGCGGCGATCGAGACCTCGCGCGCGCTGCGCGAACAGGGCCTCCGGGTGCGTCTCGAGCGCCAGGCGAGCTCCGCCGCCTTCCGCGTGGTGCGGGTCGGCGCCTTCGTGACGGCCGAGGACGCCGAGCGGGCGCGGGCCGACCTGTCGGCGCGCGGGTTCGAGGGGTTCGTGGTGCGGGAGCGCTGAGGGGCGAGGGAGGTCCCGGAGCTCATGGCGCTTCCCGCGGTAGCCGGACACCAGCCCTGCCTCACGTGGGTGGCCGAATCCGTCACGGTGAAGGGAGGTGGAGACTCTGACTAAGAACGACCTCATCAACGCGGTGGCCGCACACGGCCTGTCGAAGCGCCAATCGGCGTCGGTCGTCGAGACGGTGTTCGACCGGATGCTCAAGGCCTTCGAGGAAGGCAACGACGTCAAGATCGTCGGGTTCGGGCACTTCCGTGTCCGGAAGAAGTCGTCGCGCAAGGGCCGAAACCCGCAGACGGGGGACGAGATCGAGATCACCGCGCGTCGTGTCCTGACCTTCAAGCCCTCCAAGGGGCTCAAGGCACACGTGAACCAGCAGTAGCTCCGGGCGCCCGGTCATGGCGGATCCGATTCCCGACAAGCTCTTCTTCCGGATCGGGGAGGTGGCCGACCTCACGGGGGTACCGCCGTACGTCCTCCGCTACTGGGAGACCGAGTTCAAGCTGCTCCGTCCACGCAAGAACCACGCGGGCCAGCGGGTGTACCGCAAGCAGGACATCGAGCTCGTCCTGCGCATCAAGCGGCTCCTCTACGAGGATCGTC
The sequence above is a segment of the Candidatus Methylomirabilota bacterium genome. Coding sequences within it:
- a CDS encoding tetratricopeptide repeat protein; amino-acid sequence: MSASRLGAIGGLLLAAACAAACGTLRAKPMDPLSAEEHNDLGIAYYARGEYGLATREFRRALALAPGFTLALVNLGDAHLALGEVDAAIVAYGQAHAQSPDSPAVANNLAWALLQHEHRWREAESLIREALARAPEPRGYYLDTLGTLLLRKAEPGPALEAFRGALADPGLRDRAVRAAVIMRAAEALARLGDPAGAARCQQVARALAVSPIGSETGQAGPDIPLSREVGPGESMC
- a CDS encoding SPOR domain-containing protein — translated: MRHFKTDVSHRIRRRRPSIFTARWFRLVLGSGIVVIMGLAVGPPVLAWLLGTPAVSRSAPVAPAAPPRSLAPRTEPVTQDRPVAVSAPPPAREARAAAPNGAGPVAPPAGAPADPAPTTTGAAPGKASGPGLFRVQVGAFLDHRNADRLVARLRSEHLEVADSVTEQSRVLYRVFATPKPGEGLDGLLGQLQGLGFTPELTGEGAAVTAPVPLSAAIETSRALREQGLRVRLERQASSAAFRVVRVGAFVTAEDAERARADLSARGFEGFVVRER
- a CDS encoding integration host factor subunit alpha, which codes for METLTKNDLINAVAAHGLSKRQSASVVETVFDRMLKAFEEGNDVKIVGFGHFRVRKKSSRKGRNPQTGDEIEITARRVLTFKPSKGLKAHVNQQ
- a CDS encoding MerR family transcriptional regulator, translating into MADPIPDKLFFRIGEVADLTGVPPYVLRYWETEFKLLRPRKNHAGQRVYRKQDIELVLRIKRLLYEDRLTLEGAKKRLQQEARGRTQQLELPVPDAHTLEILRALRSRLEGMRQLLRGQGEVSLERRRGAT